The segment TAAAATCCGTAAGACTACCGTACTAAGACTGGTATTACTTACTGATTGATAAATTGGCTTAAAATAAAGtgttataagtattaataCTAGCAGTTACCCATGACgtaattctaaaaataacatttattgattCTAATTGTTTCATATCCCATATCGATTTTTTGCCAATATCTTTCAAGCAAGTACCTACAGATATCGGTCAgtaactattttattacacCTATGTATTTCAGAGCCAACCCTGACAGCCCACCAGAACGCAATCTCCCACATGGAAGGCGACAGTCTGACCATGTCCTGCTCCATCCAGGCCGCAGTCAGGTACTGCTACTTCAGGAGACCCAATGGAATGACCCACAGCGTTGCCCCTGGTGAGTTCACCTGTAAATTGTTCATCTTCCTATTTCTACTGGCCTTTGTCTATCTAATTACAACCGcacttctctggagaggagccatTAGTGCGCCGGTGATCATAATTCTGGATCGGGTGagtcatctatactaatattataaagctgaagagttggtttgtttgaacgcgctaatctcagaaactactggttcaaattgaaaaattctttttgtgttgaattgaCTAagtatttatcgaggaaggctttaggctatattacattacgctgcaactataaggagcgaagaaataatggaaaatgtgaaaaacacggggaaaattattaatccttgagggcttcaatgatgcctaaaataactattccacgcggacgaagtcgcgggcacagccagagtttttaaacgaagcgacttccgtctgaacataacccatattggatcatggttacatacatacttaccttTGTCCAAATttgttgatttaataaatatgttttcccCAGGCGTTACCTCCGACGAGTTCGAGTACGTAGGCCTCGGCCTGGACGCCGGGGAGTGCGGCATCAGGTTCCCCCGGCTGCAGGCCCCCGAGGCGGGGCACTGGCCGGAGGGCCGCTGGAGCTGCCACGTGGGGCTGCTGGACGAGGCGCAGCCCGAGCAGAGGGCCAACATGCAGGTGGACATCAACCGTGAGTTTGGTTGCCATTCTTGAAGTAATACATTCGGAAGTTCCGCGCACAAGATGGcggaaaattaaaatgatagGTGGTTTTTGGCACGCAAGATGGCCGCCAAACAAGAATACCTGTAACTTGATGAGAGcaaaatcaaacaactaaTTTGCAGATTCAGATCAATCGTAACTTTAATTTGTCgaacaaagttattttcttacaaaatggcggcacattaaaataaaagattgttTGAGACACAAGATGGCCGCCAAAATGGACACCTATTACGTGGGTTGTTAAGAGATTAGCCCAAACAGAGGTAATCTGTAGGTTTACATCATACGAGTTATACCCGATTTTTACACAATAAGGTAGAAAGTAGAATAGAATTTTAgcaaacaaaatggcggctgAAAATGAAAACTTGTCCCTACTTACCTTACCAAGCGCTACATTAGTCCCGattggtccgattttgatgcagcGTGTAAACATCTATCATTCAATTTACAGCTCCGATTGAAGTGAGCCAGTACGTCAACGACAGAGGCCTGACCGTGGAAGCCGATGTGTTCCAGAATCAAGCCGTGGAGTATTGCAGATATGTTCGTATTGACGGGCAAGGTGAGActctttttttgtactttctAAAATGATttaggtaatataaaaaaaactatgaatcgcataaaaaatgcatttaaCGTTGTCGGCCTAAATGCCTTATTCACGAATATTAATAGGTACCTGTCTTATCTACCCTCTCTTTCAAGTTATTTCGAATAACATAGATAGATAGTGttaaaaagagataaaaaGTAAGACATAAATATGACTTGTCAATGTTCATGATTATGAAGGCTGATGAAAACACAGCAATTTCATCAGTAAGCCATACAtctgatcgtggcctttcagtcttttcaagactgttggctctgtctactccgcaagtgatatagataTTACCTATATAGATTACTAACTAGGATTAACCAtttaccgtgccgtgtggttcccggcaccaatacgaaaaagaccacaccatctctttcccatagatgtcataaaaggcgactaaggaataggaaTAGGCTGAATGGGAATCTTAaataggcgatggtctagcaacctgtcgctatttgaatctcaattctatcattaagcctgagcaagagctgaacgtgtccattcagtcttttcaagactattggctctgtctaccccgcaagggatatagacgtgaccatatgtatgtatgtatgtattaaccattaattaaaaataaattacataatatttaagaccttgttgtactcatattatgcaaataaaagtttgaatttgaatttattatccAGGATTCACATCAGCCAACCTGCCCGACTCCCGTTACTCCTCCCACGAGCAGAGAAGCCGCGGCCACTGCAGCATCAGCGTCCAGAGCCCCACGATCCTGGAGCACCACCCGTGGACCGTCGCCGCCAAGGTCGTGGGCAGGGACGGGGAGGTGCTGGCCGTCACCTCGCACACTATCAGCGGGCCGGCGCCTGATGCTGATGATGGATCTTCAAGTATgttgtatacctacatatatactaacacgtctgtatcccttttGGGGTCGACAGAGACATCAgttttggaaagactgaaagatcaCGTCCAGCTGTGTGACAGGTTgcagcccatcacctacaagaatcccaagttaattagcccttagtcgccgtttacgacatccgttgCAAAAATATGGAATGGAATACTttagtagaatagaatagatttattttcaaaattggatacaaggtattattattattacttattgacgtcacatcacttaaatctaattataactactaccgcttccaaagcgcatgtgtagaagaagcggcggaacaaactacactgcagcattttcatcggacgtcaatttacaaatatagatctcttaaatctaaatactggacgaatgcacattgtctacattaaaaaacatgaatgaatgtagaactgattatgtcaatacgataTAGTACCGGGTAACCAAATGGCAAACTACTAGTAAGTTGTATAATCACcttaaattatcattaatgACTGATCACTGACGCACAGACCAAACCAAAACTAGATACCTCTCGTACTTATATGAAATTTAGCATCATTTTATGCGGGTACGTACGCCAAACGTACTCTAGTATACCATAGACATAGGAAAAAAACCGTAGAAATGCTTTTATGTATCTACTTGAAACTATAGGTATGCGATTCATTCGTGTTGCTAATGGAACTAGTAATGCAATCGACATTTTCTGTACAGTACGCGAAACATGTCAcaaaattacgtttttgtgAACTACTGTTCGATTGAAGCGTTCAATTGTTTGgtaccattatttcttttgtttataaattcctttaattgttaaatgaaataaataaataaataattctaggacttatttaaatttttttaaactttcagaCAACTATATCTGGCTCTGGTGCACCGGCATCTTAGGAGGTGTGCTTCTCATCTGCGCCGGTATCCTCTTCATCCCGGCCAAGAACAGGAGGAACACCATAGCCAGAGCCAACTCCTGGAAGAACAGCTTCAGGAGCAGCATCCAGAAAACGCCATTGCCTGATGATAGTGGTGCCAACAACGTCGCTAGGACCACTCCGCCTGCGCAAACCGCTTAGAAACATTAagacattatatattttgtgatacCTACTGCATACTGGCATTAAAgtgcatttataaaatactagctttAACCCGAGTCTCCGTCCGCGtgtaaaaagtaccctaaATCCTTATCCgtacactatattttatgcaaaattttcatGCAGTTCGGTCCAATGGTTTAACTGTAAAGATTTAAAgaagaacaaacaaactaacttgcacttttaaaatattagtatgattATTGCTTTTTATGTATACCTAAAATTCGTGATATAGTTTAAGAGAGTTAAAAAACAGcgagcaccgctcggtcacccaggttCTTGGTTCTTATGTTTAAAAGTCGTGGCgaaattatagaaataaaattacttaatccTCATCAAATATCGTAGGAAGCAAATAAGAaacatgatttttatttttggaaacAGTTGCTCAGACGCATGGACT is part of the Amyelois transitella isolate CPQ chromosome 20, ilAmyTran1.1, whole genome shotgun sequence genome and harbors:
- the LOC106134438 gene encoding uncharacterized protein LOC106134438 encodes the protein MASTKALYMLILAGAVTAFPADEPSSGNTLAAEDLWKTGQDTTVLTRATKPEVTTYVAKEQPEVTLKCSLPSSYVVTSCVFQDPSGRAIAADGGSENRYIAFGAGAATNGEVASNECGLRITEPVTSDLGLWRCAVQTDQDVSYGFLTVLCPWAMQDPNVAASVVSEPTLTAHQNAISHMEGDSLTMSCSIQAAVRYCYFRRPNGMTHSVAPGVTSDEFEYVGLGLDAGECGIRFPRLQAPEAGHWPEGRWSCHVGLLDEAQPEQRANMQVDINPPIEVSQYVNDRGLTVEADVFQNQAVEYCRYVRIDGQGFTSANLPDSRYSSHEQRSRGHCSISVQSPTILEHHPWTVAAKVVGRDGEVLAVTSHTISGPAPDADDGSSNNYIWLWCTGILGGVLLICAGILFIPAKNRRNTIARANSWKNSFRSSIQKTPLPDDSGANNVARTTPPAQTA